A genomic window from Triticum urartu cultivar G1812 chromosome 7, Tu2.1, whole genome shotgun sequence includes:
- the LOC125525805 gene encoding GDSL esterase/lipase At5g55050-like has translation MARWPAAAACALGAALLGMLAVSASGQSPVAAADREGGNSRFTCTDTEKKRPGCTGTCPDRCPRSCVALCPSCQTYCPDQVQPVRPALFVFGDGSLDVGNNNYIEPNEVGDPWRVNHSYYGIDFPKSEPTGRFSNGFNMADFIAKAMGFKMSPPAYMSLNSPAKLDAGFAGVNYASATAGIWRDSDDGLNIPLMDQVKYFAAMIEKMEANRSRQELSKMLSNSLFLISVGASDLYYIYNIMTRSEPDNKTDVSHLLSSYGDNITALYNLGARKFAIINVPTLCTPVVSHTCDDLMTSLPKDFNDGIKPLMASLASNLDGLRYSIADFYAFSDVVSANPSAYGFVNTGASCCEGPCATNYRPPCANRMEYWYWDQENLTEQAAKLATTTFLNGTTQFTAPVNFETLINQK, from the exons ATGGCGCGGTGGCCGGCTGCCGCGGCGTGCGCACTCGGGGCGGCGCTCCTGGGCATGCTGGCGGTCTCGGCCTCCGGGCAGTCGCCGGTGGCCGCCGCGGACCGGGAAGGCGGCAACAGCAGGTTCACGTGCACGGACACGGAGAAGAAGCGGCCCGGGTGCACGGGCACCTGCCCCGACCGGTGCCCCCGGAGCTGCGTCGCTCTCTGCCCCTCCTGCCAGACATATTGCC CTGACCAAGTGCAGCCGGTGCGGCCGGCGTTGTTTGTGTTCGGAGACGGGTCTCTGGACGTCGGCAACAACAACTACATAGAGCCCAACGAGGTGGGAGACCCTTGGAGGGTCAATCACTCTTACTACGGCATAGACTTCCCCAAGTCCGAGCCCACCGGAAGGTTCAGCAACGGGTTCAACATGGCTGACTTCATCG CAAAGGCTATGGGATTCAAGATGAGCCCTCCTGCTTATATGTCTCTTAATAGTCCTGCAAAACTTGATGCCGGTTTCGCTGGAGTCAACTATGCTTCCGCGACCGCTGGGATCTGGAGGGACAGC GATGACGGACTGAACATTCCATTGATGGACCAAGTAAAGTACTTCGCGGCCATGATAGAGAAGATGGAGGCCAACCGTAGCCGGCAAGAGTTGAGCAAGATGTTGTCAAACTCCCTCTTTCTCATCAGCGTCGGTGCTAGTGATCTATACTATATCTACAACATCATGACCAGATCGGAGCCGGATAACAAAACTGATGTCTCACACCTCTTATCCTCCTACGGGGACAACATTACGGCCTTGTACAACTTGGGTGCGAGGAAGTTCGCGATAATCAATGTCCCGACCTTGTGCACGCCGGTGGTGAGCCATACCTGCGACGACCTAATGACCAGCCTTCCCAAGGACTTCAACGACGGCATCAAGCCACTCATGGCCAGCCTCGCCTCCAACCTTGATGGCCTCCGCTACTCCATCGCTGACTTCTACGCCTTCTCAGATGTAGTCAGCGCAAATCCGTCGGCATATG GATTTGTGAACACCGGGGCCTCATGCTGCGAAGGCCCATGTGCAACTAACTATAGGCCACCATGTGCCAACCGCATGGAGTATTGGTATTGGGACCAGGAGAACCTGACGGAGCAGGCTGCTAAGCTGGCCACAACAACATTTCTCAATGGCACAACGCAATTCACAGCACCGGTGAACTTCGAGACGCTGATCAATCAAAAGTGA